A single window of Nyctibius grandis isolate bNycGra1 chromosome 16, bNycGra1.pri, whole genome shotgun sequence DNA harbors:
- the COQ4 gene encoding ubiquinone biosynthesis protein COQ4 homolog, mitochondrial isoform X2: MLLLRGRAAVPLLRAGPGSPGRAWLSRAEPRARGGRRGEQEEEEEEGHCQLYPGHIPTSPLQKALLAAGSAAMALYDPYRHDMVAVLGETTGFFALPKLRDKMKHHPEGYRILQERPRIRLSTLDMAGLRGLPDGSLGREYVRFLEDNKVSPDTRMPPKFVDDEELAYVIQRYREVHDLMHTLLGMPTNMLGEVVVKWFEAVQTGLPMCVLGAAFGPVRLSARKLQVLATELVPWAIRSGRNASCILNIYYEQRWEQPVESLREEIGIFPPPAIRV, encoded by the exons atgctgctgctgcgggggcgggcggcggtcCCGCTGCTGCGGGCGGGGCCCGGTTCCCCAG gCCGAGCCTGGCTGAGCCGCGCCGAGCCGCGGGCCCGCGGGGGACGCCgcggggagcaggaggaggaggaggaggaagggcacTGCCAGCTGTACCCCGGGCACATCCCCACCAGCCCGCTGCAGAAGGCGCTGCTGGCGGCCGGCTCGGCGGCCATGGCCCTCTATGACCCCTACAGACACG ACATGGTGGCAGTTCTCGGGGAGACCACAGGCTTCTTTGCGCTGCCCAAGCTGCGAGACAAGATGAAACACCACCCTGAAGGTTACCGCATCCTCCA GGAACGGCCTCGCATCCGTCTCTCCACCCTGGACATGGccgggctgcgggggctgccggATGGCTCGCTGGGCCGGGAGTACGTCCGGTTCTTGGAGGACAAC AAGGTTTCTCCAGACACCCGGATGCCACCCAAGTTTGTTGATGATGAAGAGCTGGCGTACGTGATCCAGCGGTACCGGGAAGTCCACGACCTGATGCACACCCTCCTGGGCATGCCCACCAACATGCTGG gcGAGGTCGTGGTGAAGTGGTTCGAAGCCGTCCAGACGGGGCTGCCCATGTGTGTCCTGGGAGCGGCGTTCGGCCCCGTCCGTCTCAGCGCACG AAAGCTGCAGGTCCTGGCCACCGAGCTGGTCCCCTGGGCGATTCGGAGCGGGCGCAACGCCAGCTGTATCCTGAACATCTACTACGAGCAGCGCTGGGAGCAGCCAGTGGAGTCCCTGCGGGAGGAGATCGGCATCTTCCCTCCCCCGGCCATTCGAGTGTGA
- the COQ4 gene encoding ubiquinone biosynthesis protein COQ4 homolog, mitochondrial isoform X1 produces the protein MLLLRGRAAVPLLRAGPGSPGKCPVPRGQPQGRPGAARPVSVPVPHPPLPAGRAWLSRAEPRARGGRRGEQEEEEEEGHCQLYPGHIPTSPLQKALLAAGSAAMALYDPYRHDMVAVLGETTGFFALPKLRDKMKHHPEGYRILQERPRIRLSTLDMAGLRGLPDGSLGREYVRFLEDNKVSPDTRMPPKFVDDEELAYVIQRYREVHDLMHTLLGMPTNMLGEVVVKWFEAVQTGLPMCVLGAAFGPVRLSARKLQVLATELVPWAIRSGRNASCILNIYYEQRWEQPVESLREEIGIFPPPAIRV, from the exons atgctgctgctgcgggggcgggcggcggtcCCGCTGCTGCGGGCGGGGCCCGGTTCCCCAGGCAAGTGCCCCGTCCCCCGCGGGCAGCCCCAAGGGCGCCcgggcgctgcccgccccgTCTCCGTGCCGGTCCCtcaccccccgctccccgcaggCCGAGCCTGGCTGAGCCGCGCCGAGCCGCGGGCCCGCGGGGGACGCCgcggggagcaggaggaggaggaggaggaagggcacTGCCAGCTGTACCCCGGGCACATCCCCACCAGCCCGCTGCAGAAGGCGCTGCTGGCGGCCGGCTCGGCGGCCATGGCCCTCTATGACCCCTACAGACACG ACATGGTGGCAGTTCTCGGGGAGACCACAGGCTTCTTTGCGCTGCCCAAGCTGCGAGACAAGATGAAACACCACCCTGAAGGTTACCGCATCCTCCA GGAACGGCCTCGCATCCGTCTCTCCACCCTGGACATGGccgggctgcgggggctgccggATGGCTCGCTGGGCCGGGAGTACGTCCGGTTCTTGGAGGACAAC AAGGTTTCTCCAGACACCCGGATGCCACCCAAGTTTGTTGATGATGAAGAGCTGGCGTACGTGATCCAGCGGTACCGGGAAGTCCACGACCTGATGCACACCCTCCTGGGCATGCCCACCAACATGCTGG gcGAGGTCGTGGTGAAGTGGTTCGAAGCCGTCCAGACGGGGCTGCCCATGTGTGTCCTGGGAGCGGCGTTCGGCCCCGTCCGTCTCAGCGCACG AAAGCTGCAGGTCCTGGCCACCGAGCTGGTCCCCTGGGCGATTCGGAGCGGGCGCAACGCCAGCTGTATCCTGAACATCTACTACGAGCAGCGCTGGGAGCAGCCAGTGGAGTCCCTGCGGGAGGAGATCGGCATCTTCCCTCCCCCGGCCATTCGAGTGTGA
- the COQ4 gene encoding ubiquinone biosynthesis protein COQ4 homolog, mitochondrial isoform X3 produces MLLLRGRAAVPLLRAGPGSPGKCPVPRGQPQGRPGAARPVSVPVPHPPLPAGRAWLSRAEPRARGGRRGEQEEEEEEGHCQLYPGHIPTSPLQKALLAAGSAAMALYDPYRHDMVAVLGETTGFFALPKLRDKMKHHPEGYRILQERPRIRLSTLDMAGLRGLPDGSLGREYVRFLEDNKVSPDTRMPPKFVDDEELAYVIQRYREVHDLMHTLLGMPTNMLESCRSWPPSWSPGRFGAGATPAVS; encoded by the exons atgctgctgctgcgggggcgggcggcggtcCCGCTGCTGCGGGCGGGGCCCGGTTCCCCAGGCAAGTGCCCCGTCCCCCGCGGGCAGCCCCAAGGGCGCCcgggcgctgcccgccccgTCTCCGTGCCGGTCCCtcaccccccgctccccgcaggCCGAGCCTGGCTGAGCCGCGCCGAGCCGCGGGCCCGCGGGGGACGCCgcggggagcaggaggaggaggaggaggaagggcacTGCCAGCTGTACCCCGGGCACATCCCCACCAGCCCGCTGCAGAAGGCGCTGCTGGCGGCCGGCTCGGCGGCCATGGCCCTCTATGACCCCTACAGACACG ACATGGTGGCAGTTCTCGGGGAGACCACAGGCTTCTTTGCGCTGCCCAAGCTGCGAGACAAGATGAAACACCACCCTGAAGGTTACCGCATCCTCCA GGAACGGCCTCGCATCCGTCTCTCCACCCTGGACATGGccgggctgcgggggctgccggATGGCTCGCTGGGCCGGGAGTACGTCCGGTTCTTGGAGGACAAC AAGGTTTCTCCAGACACCCGGATGCCACCCAAGTTTGTTGATGATGAAGAGCTGGCGTACGTGATCCAGCGGTACCGGGAAGTCCACGACCTGATGCACACCCTCCTGGGCATGCCCACCAACATGCTGG AAAGCTGCAGGTCCTGGCCACCGAGCTGGTCCCCTGGGCGATTCGGAGCGGGCGCAACGCCAGCTGTATCCTGA
- the TRUB2 gene encoding pseudouridylate synthase TRUB2, mitochondrial yields MAAAPGGLFAVYKPAGVAWGRVREAVETRLLRELNAVPGRAPRQRVRFLPAPDGGGATGLVATRVPVLADHPLVRGPRLRRLKIGAGHRLDVKASGVFVLGLGHGNKLLTDLYNCHLTKVYTVGGQFGKATDDFSDTGKLVEKTTFDHITREKLERIVAVIQGTNHKALLMHSNIDMKTQEAYELAVKGLIRPMGKSPPIITAVRCLQFALPEFQLEIHCLHETQQYLRKIVHEIGLELKSSAVCTQVRRIRDGVFTLDDALLRTQWNLQSIQNAIRDCQLRVKTELEKTLGHQDKSLLDEMDAEMADAADS; encoded by the exons atggcggcggccccgggcgggCTGTTCGCTGTCTACAAGCCGGCGGGGGTGGCGTGGGGCCGCGTCCGTGAGGCGGTGGAGACGCGGCTGCTGCGCg AGCTGAACGCGGTGCCGGGCCGCGCCCCGCGGCAGCGTGTCCGCTTCCTGCCGGCCCCGGACGGCGGCGGGGCGACGGGGCTGGTGGCCACGAGGGTGCCGGTGCTGGCCGACCACCCCCTCG TGCGAGGCCCGCGGCTGAGGCGGCTGAAGATCGGAGCGGGTCACCGGCTGGACGTGAAGGCCTCGGGAGTCTTCG tgctTGGCCTAGGCCATGGGAACAAGCTGCTCACTGATCTGTACAACTGCCACCTCACCAAG GTTTACACTGTTGGGGGGCAGTTTGGTAAAGCCACGGATGACTTCTCAGACACAGGGAAGCTAGTAGAGAAGACAACATTTG ATCATATCACAAGGGAGAAGCTGGAACGGATTGTCGCTGTCATTCAAGGAACAAACCATAAGGCCCTGCTGAT gcATTCTAACATTGATATGAAAACACAAGAAGCATACGAGCTGGCTGTCAAAGGGTTGATTCGCCCCATGGGGAAAAGCCCTCCAATAATCACAGCTGTCAGATGCCTCCAGTTTGCACTTCCAGAATTCCAGCTAG AAATCCATTGCTTGCATGAGACTCAGCAGTACCTCCGCAAAATAGTTCACGAGATTGGTCTGGAGCTGAAATCCTCTGCCGTGTGCACGCAAGTGCGAAGGATACGCGATGGTGTGTTCACGCTGGATGATGCTCTCCTGAGAACCCAGTGGAACCTGCAGAGCATACAGAATGCCATTCGGGACTGTCAGCTCAGAGTGAAAACAGAGTTAGAGAAAACACTAGGCCATCAGGATAAAAGTCTTCTTGATGAGATGGATGCTGAGATGGCCGACGCTGCAGACAGCTGA
- the SWI5 gene encoding DNA repair protein SWI5 homolog → MSAPRPGHVSRGGERRRRPPGSAPARPALPPGRPGPSPGPAPLPRCAALLRPGPARGKTTRPGVHRGGGTTPPGVHRGGGRPQLPACTAAPVRREAAALAEGVPPSAGRSTPRRPLPPPWALPRRTPGGGRRSVAAGFKSPIPSPKSCQPNDAKEEALRYEIEELKQKDLALDQEIAQLLSEGYSLEELEKHISLLHEYNDIKDAGQMLLGKLAVIRGVTTKQLYPEYDLELSD, encoded by the exons ATGTCCGCCCCGCGCCCGGGCCACGTCAgccgcggcggggagcggcggagGCGGCCGCCAGGctccgccccggcccggcctgcGCTGCCGCCGGGACGGCCCGGCCCCTCGCCCGGCCCCGCACCCCTTCCGCGCTGCGCCGCGCTGCTTCG GCCGGGCCCTGCCCGGGGGAAAACCACCCGCCCCGGCGTGCACCGCGGCGGCGGCACGACACCTCCCGGCGTGCACCGCGGCGGCGGGCGACCACAGCTCCCGGCGTGCACCGCGGCGCCGGTGCGGCGGGAGGCGGCAGCCCTGGCCGAGGGGGTCCCGCCGAGCGCGGGCCGCAGCACACCgcgccgcccgctccccccgccgtGGGCTCTGCCGAGGAG GACCCCCGGTGGCGGCCGGCGGAGCGTCGCGGCCGGCTTCAAGTCACCG ATCCCATCTCCAAAGTCCTGCCAACCAAATGACGCCAAGGAAGAAGCCCTGCGGTATGAAATCGAAGAGCTGAAACAGAAGGACCTTGCTCTAGACCAGGAAATTGCACAATTATTGTCTGA AGGTTACAGCCTGGAGGAGTTGGAGAAGCACATCTCTCTGCTCCATGAGTATAACGATATTAAAGATGCTGGACAGATGCTGCTAGGCAAGCTGG cTGTTATCCGCGGGGTTACTACGAAGCAGCTCTACCCTGAATACGATCTGGAGCTTAGCGACTAG